One genomic region from Anabaena sp. PCC 7108 encodes:
- a CDS encoding Uma2 family endonuclease, translating into MNALTVNLKSLIEMTDEQFFQLCQNNRELRFERNANGELIIMPPTGGETGNRNGRITQQLMNWTDADGTGIAFDSSTCFKLPNGADRSPDASWIKLERWDALTEEEKQKFPPICPDFVIELLSPSDSLKTTQEKMNEYIDNGVRLGILINRKSRQVEIYRPGKEVEVLDSPATVSGEDVLKGFVLNLGMIW; encoded by the coding sequence ATGAATGCTTTAACTGTCAATTTGAAATCATTAATAGAAATGACTGATGAGCAGTTTTTTCAACTATGTCAAAACAACCGCGAATTGAGATTTGAAAGAAATGCAAATGGAGAGTTAATAATTATGCCACCAACGGGAGGAGAAACTGGAAATCGTAATGGAAGAATCACTCAACAATTAATGAATTGGACTGATGCTGATGGTACTGGCATCGCTTTTGATTCTTCTACTTGTTTTAAGTTACCAAATGGTGCAGATCGTTCTCCTGATGCTTCTTGGATTAAGTTAGAAAGATGGGATGCTTTAACTGAAGAAGAAAAACAAAAGTTTCCTCCTATTTGTCCTGATTTTGTAATTGAGTTACTTTCTCCTAGTGATAGTTTGAAGACTACACAGGAAAAGATGAATGAATATATAGATAATGGTGTGCGTTTGGGTATATTAATTAATCGGAAATCTCGTCAAGTGGAGATTTATAGACCAGGAAAAGAGGTTGAGGTTTTGGATTCTCCTGCTACGGTTTCGGGGGAAGATGTTTTAAAGGGTTTTGTTTTGAATTTGGGGATGATTTGGTAA
- a CDS encoding type II toxin-antitoxin system Phd/YefM family antitoxin, with amino-acid sequence MMFSLSDIHPLSEFQRGAKMFLDKLKETQSPIVLTVNGKAAAVVQDAESYQKLIDRLELLESVAKIRKSINEFEQGEGMPLNQAFAEFKEKYGIPD; translated from the coding sequence ATGATGTTTAGCTTAAGCGATATTCACCCCTTATCAGAATTTCAGCGAGGAGCAAAGATGTTTCTGGATAAGTTAAAAGAAACTCAATCTCCCATTGTGCTAACTGTGAATGGTAAAGCTGCTGCTGTAGTTCAAGATGCAGAAAGTTATCAAAAACTTATTGATAGACTTGAATTACTGGAATCTGTTGCAAAGATACGTAAAAGTATAAATGAGTTTGAACAAGGTGAGGGTATGCCCTTAAATCAAGCATTTGCAGAATTTAAGGAAAAATATGGCATACCGGATTGA
- a CDS encoding PIN domain-containing protein, with the protein MSIIVDTSVWSLALRRKTPPDSSPAVTILQNLITDDQVALLGAIRQEILSGIRNFEQFTRLRDYLRAFPDLELMSEDYELAAEFFNICRSKGIQGSNTDFLICAVAHRRSYSILSTDNDFQNFLVHIPIILLPVEG; encoded by the coding sequence ATGAGCATTATTGTTGATACTTCCGTTTGGTCACTGGCTCTACGTCGGAAAACACCACCTGATTCTTCCCCAGCAGTCACAATATTGCAGAATTTAATCACTGATGACCAAGTTGCCTTACTAGGCGCAATTCGTCAAGAAATTCTTTCTGGAATCCGCAATTTTGAACAGTTTACCCGTCTGCGAGATTACCTCCGAGCTTTCCCTGATTTAGAACTCATGTCTGAAGACTACGAACTTGCCGCCGAGTTTTTCAATATCTGCCGCAGTAAAGGCATTCAGGGTTCAAATACTGATTTTTTGATTTGTGCAGTTGCTCATCGTCGCAGCTACAGCATCCTCTCCACTGACAATGATTTTCAGAACTTTCTAGTACATATTCCTATTATTTTATTACCTGTTGAGGGTTAA
- the ftsH gene encoding ATP-dependent zinc metalloprotease FtsH — protein sequence MTNVGKKALKKQRSTKGIAWTGALVASMIMLPGFVGGSPVLAQKAAANSLSYGELLQKTEQGEVKRVELDETEQIARVYLADRKSDEPPIPVRLLDQNSELINKLKEKNVEFGEVSSANSRAAVGLLINLMWILPLVALMLLFLRRSTNASNQAMNFGKSRARFQMEAKTGVKFDDVAGIEEAKEELQEVVTFLKQPEKFTAVGAKIPKGVLLIGPPGTGKTLLAKAIAGEAAVPFFSISGSEFVEMFVGVGASRVRDLFKKAKDNAPCIIFIDEIDAVGRQRGAGIGGGNDEREQTLNQLLTEMDGFEGNTGIIIIAATNRPDVLDSALLRPGRFDRQVTVDAPDIKGRLEILEVHARNKKLDKSVSLEAIARRTPGFTGADLANLLNEAAILTARRRKEAITILEIDDAVDRVVAGMEGTALVDSKNKRLIAYHEVGHALVGTLVKEHDPVQKVTLIPRGQALGLTWFTPNEEQGLISRSQILARIMAALGGRAAEDIVFGKAEVTTGAGNDLQQVTNMARQMVTRFGMSDLGPLSLESPNQEVFLGRDWGNKSEYSEEIAAKIDAQVRAIVNTSYNKTKEILQENRIVLERLVDLLAEEETIDGDLFRKIVEENTQTLVTDQKLAVPH from the coding sequence ATGACAAATGTTGGAAAAAAGGCATTGAAAAAACAGCGCTCAACAAAAGGCATTGCTTGGACTGGAGCTTTAGTAGCCAGTATGATCATGTTGCCAGGATTTGTTGGTGGTTCTCCCGTTTTAGCACAAAAAGCAGCGGCTAATTCTTTAAGTTATGGAGAATTGCTGCAAAAAACAGAGCAAGGGGAAGTTAAAAGAGTAGAACTTGATGAAACTGAACAAATAGCTAGAGTTTATTTGGCAGATCGAAAATCAGATGAACCACCTATACCAGTAAGACTTTTAGATCAAAATTCTGAGTTAATTAACAAACTCAAAGAAAAAAATGTTGAGTTTGGTGAGGTTTCCTCTGCTAATAGTAGGGCTGCTGTCGGGCTGTTAATCAATCTGATGTGGATTTTACCATTAGTAGCTTTAATGCTTTTGTTCCTCCGTCGTTCTACTAATGCTTCTAACCAAGCCATGAATTTTGGTAAGTCCCGCGCTCGGTTCCAAATGGAAGCGAAAACAGGGGTAAAATTTGACGATGTAGCGGGGATTGAAGAAGCGAAAGAAGAACTACAAGAAGTTGTGACTTTCCTCAAACAGCCAGAAAAATTTACTGCTGTAGGTGCAAAAATTCCTAAAGGTGTTTTGTTAATTGGACCTCCTGGTACTGGTAAAACTCTACTAGCAAAAGCGATCGCTGGTGAAGCTGCTGTCCCATTCTTTAGTATTTCTGGTTCGGAATTTGTAGAAATGTTTGTGGGTGTGGGTGCTTCCCGTGTCCGCGACTTGTTCAAAAAAGCTAAAGATAACGCTCCTTGTATCATCTTTATTGATGAAATTGATGCTGTAGGTCGTCAACGGGGTGCAGGTATCGGTGGAGGTAATGATGAGAGAGAACAAACCTTAAATCAGCTATTAACGGAAATGGATGGTTTTGAAGGTAACACAGGTATTATTATTATTGCGGCTACCAACCGTCCTGATGTATTGGATTCAGCTTTATTACGTCCTGGTCGTTTTGACAGACAAGTAACTGTTGATGCACCTGATATTAAAGGACGCTTGGAGATATTAGAAGTTCATGCACGGAACAAGAAATTAGACAAGAGTGTATCCTTGGAAGCGATCGCACGTCGTACTCCTGGATTCACTGGCGCAGACTTAGCTAACCTCCTCAACGAAGCCGCAATTCTCACCGCGAGAAGACGCAAAGAAGCCATTACCATTCTAGAAATTGATGATGCAGTAGATCGGGTTGTCGCTGGAATGGAAGGAACAGCCTTAGTAGACAGCAAAAATAAACGCCTAATTGCTTACCATGAAGTGGGACACGCTTTGGTAGGTACGTTAGTTAAAGAGCATGATCCAGTACAAAAAGTTACCCTCATTCCCAGAGGACAAGCACTAGGTTTAACCTGGTTTACACCCAATGAAGAACAAGGACTAATTTCTCGTTCTCAAATCCTAGCGCGGATTATGGCTGCTTTAGGCGGTCGAGCTGCGGAGGACATCGTATTTGGTAAAGCTGAAGTGACGACAGGTGCAGGAAATGACCTACAACAAGTCACAAATATGGCTAGACAAATGGTAACAAGGTTTGGGATGTCTGATTTGGGTCCATTGTCTTTGGAAAGTCCAAATCAGGAAGTATTCTTGGGGCGTGACTGGGGGAATAAATCAGAATATTCTGAGGAAATTGCTGCTAAAATTGATGCTCAAGTTCGGGCAATTGTTAATACTAGCTACAACAAGACCAAAGAAATACTACAAGAAAACCGCATAGTTTTGGAGCGTTTAGTCGATTTATTAGCGGAAGAAGAAACCATCGATGGGGATTTGTTCCGCAAGATTGTAGAGGAAAATACCCAGACTCTGGTGACAGATCAAAAGTTAGCTGTGCCGCATTAG
- a CDS encoding magnesium chelatase subunit H has product MFTQVKSTIRHIAPDDLRGRKLIKVVYVVLESQYQSALSQAVREINANHPSVAIEISGYLIEELRNSENYEELKRDIADAHIFIASLIFIEDLAQKVVAAVEPHRDNLDVSVVFPSMPEVMRLNKMGSFSLAQLGQSKSVIANFMKKRKEKSGAGFQDGMLKLLRTLPQVLKFLPMEKAQDARNFMLSFQYWLGGSAENLENFLLMLADKYVLKGAEKESFAAAKYEAPVVYPDMGIWHPLAPNMFEDVREYLNWYSVRRDISRNLKDPLAPCVGLVLQRTHLVTGDDAHYVAIVQELESLGAKVLPVFAGGLDFSKPIEAYFYEPTTKLQLVDAVVSLTGFALVGGPARQDHPKAIEALKRLNRPYMVALPLVFQTTEEWLDSDLGLHPIQVALQIAIPELDGAIEPIILSGKDGATGKAIALQDRVEIVAQRALKWANLRSKPKLIKKVAITVFSFPPDKGNVGTAAYLDVFGSIHEVMKGLRNNGYDVQDIPETPQELLEQVIHDAQAQYNSPELNVAYKMSVPEYEALTPYSQRLEENWGPPPGNLNSDGQNLLIYGKQFGNVFIGVQPTFGYEGDPMRLLFSRSASPHHGFAAYYTYLERIWGADAVLHFGTHGSLEFMPGKQMGMSGDCYPDQLIGSIPNLYYYAANNPSEATIAKRRSYAETISYLTPPAENAGLYKGLKELSELIASYQTLKDTGRGVSIVNSIMDKCRIVNLDKDIELPETDSKDMSSEERDNIVGSVYRRLMEIESRLLPCGLHVIGKPPTAEEAIATLVNIASLDRQEEELQGLPGIIANSLGRNIEDIYKNNDAGILEDVQLLQDITLATRAAVTALVQEQIDAEGRVSLVSKLNFFNMGKKEPWVESLHQSGYPKVDTSALKPLFEYLEFCLKQVCADNELGGLLQGLAGEYILPGPGGDPIRNPDVLPTGKNIHALDPQSIPTSAAVQSAKIVVDRLLERNKSENEGNWPETIACVLWGTDNIKTYGESLAQIMWMIGVRPVPDALGRVNKLELIPLEELGRPRIDVVINCSGVFRDLFINQMNLLDQGVKMAAEADEPLEMNFVRKHALKQAEDMGINLRQAATRVFSNASGSYSSNINLAVENSTWDSEAELQEMYLKRKSFSFNSDNPGVMDESREIFETTLKTADATFQNLDSSEISLTDVSHYFDSDPTKLVASLRADGKKPSSYIADTTTANAQVRTLSETVRLDARTKLLNPKWYEGMLSHGYEGVRELSKRLVNTTGWSATAGAVDNWIYEDTNETFIKDEEMQKRLMNLNPHSFRKIVSTLLEMNGRGYWETSEENLDRLRELYQEVENRIEGIE; this is encoded by the coding sequence ATGTTTACCCAAGTCAAGTCCACTATTAGACATATTGCACCTGACGATTTACGGGGACGTAAGTTAATCAAGGTTGTCTATGTCGTGCTAGAATCCCAATACCAAAGTGCATTATCACAAGCGGTACGGGAAATTAACGCTAATCATCCCAGCGTAGCGATTGAAATCAGTGGATACTTGATTGAAGAACTACGCAACTCTGAAAACTATGAGGAGTTGAAACGCGATATAGCCGATGCTCATATATTCATCGCTTCTCTAATTTTTATTGAAGACTTAGCACAAAAAGTAGTTGCCGCAGTTGAACCCCATCGTGATAACCTAGATGTGTCGGTTGTCTTTCCCTCCATGCCCGAAGTTATGCGCCTGAATAAAATGGGTAGCTTTTCTTTGGCGCAGTTAGGACAATCCAAGAGCGTCATCGCTAACTTCATGAAGAAGCGCAAAGAGAAATCTGGCGCTGGTTTCCAAGACGGAATGTTGAAGTTATTACGGACTCTCCCCCAAGTGCTGAAATTCCTCCCCATGGAAAAAGCACAAGACGCGAGAAACTTCATGCTCAGTTTTCAGTATTGGCTAGGTGGTTCAGCGGAAAATCTAGAAAACTTTTTACTGATGCTGGCTGACAAATACGTATTGAAAGGCGCAGAAAAAGAAAGCTTTGCCGCTGCTAAGTATGAAGCACCAGTTGTTTATCCCGATATGGGAATTTGGCATCCTTTAGCGCCAAATATGTTTGAAGATGTGCGAGAATATTTAAATTGGTATTCTGTCCGCAGGGATATTTCCCGCAATCTCAAAGATCCTCTTGCACCATGTGTAGGCTTGGTTTTACAAAGAACTCACCTAGTTACCGGCGATGATGCACATTATGTGGCAATTGTCCAGGAATTAGAATCATTAGGTGCAAAAGTTCTGCCTGTGTTTGCTGGTGGTTTGGATTTCTCTAAACCCATAGAAGCTTATTTCTATGAACCTACAACTAAATTACAATTGGTAGATGCGGTAGTTTCTTTAACTGGTTTCGCTTTGGTGGGTGGACCAGCTAGACAAGACCATCCGAAAGCTATTGAGGCACTAAAACGGTTAAATCGTCCCTACATGGTGGCGTTGCCGTTGGTCTTCCAAACCACCGAAGAATGGCTAGATAGCGATTTGGGGTTACATCCCATTCAAGTGGCTTTACAGATTGCTATACCTGAACTTGACGGGGCAATTGAGCCGATTATCTTATCAGGTAAAGATGGGGCAACAGGGAAAGCGATCGCCCTCCAAGATCGAGTGGAAATAGTGGCACAAAGAGCATTAAAATGGGCAAACCTCCGCAGCAAACCCAAATTAATCAAAAAAGTCGCCATCACCGTTTTTAGCTTCCCTCCCGACAAAGGTAACGTGGGAACAGCCGCATATTTAGACGTATTCGGTTCAATCCATGAAGTCATGAAAGGACTGAGAAACAACGGTTACGACGTGCAGGACATTCCCGAAACTCCCCAAGAGTTGCTAGAACAAGTCATCCACGACGCACAAGCACAATACAACAGTCCCGAACTCAACGTTGCTTACAAAATGTCTGTGCCAGAATATGAAGCACTGACACCCTACTCCCAACGCTTAGAAGAAAACTGGGGACCACCACCCGGAAACCTCAACAGCGACGGACAAAATCTGTTGATTTACGGGAAACAATTTGGTAATGTATTCATTGGAGTCCAGCCAACATTTGGTTATGAAGGCGACCCCATGCGGTTGTTATTCTCCCGTTCCGCAAGTCCGCACCACGGCTTTGCAGCTTACTACACCTATCTAGAACGGATTTGGGGCGCGGATGCTGTGTTACACTTTGGTACACATGGCTCTTTGGAATTCATGCCTGGTAAGCAGATGGGGATGTCCGGTGATTGTTACCCAGATCAACTAATTGGCTCAATTCCTAATCTGTATTATTACGCAGCCAATAACCCCAGTGAAGCCACAATTGCTAAACGTCGCAGTTACGCGGAAACAATTTCTTACCTAACACCACCTGCGGAAAATGCTGGTTTATACAAAGGTTTGAAGGAACTCAGCGAGTTAATTGCTTCTTACCAAACGTTGAAAGATACAGGACGCGGTGTTTCTATTGTCAATTCCATCATGGATAAATGCCGCATTGTCAACTTAGACAAGGATATTGAGTTACCAGAAACCGATTCTAAGGATATGTCCTCGGAAGAACGGGATAATATCGTTGGTAGCGTTTATCGTCGGTTGATGGAAATTGAATCGCGGTTGTTACCTTGTGGACTGCACGTAATTGGTAAACCTCCAACTGCCGAAGAAGCGATCGCAACTTTGGTCAACATTGCTAGTTTAGATCGGCAAGAGGAAGAACTGCAAGGTTTACCCGGAATTATCGCTAATAGTCTGGGACGCAACATTGAAGATATCTACAAAAACAACGATGCGGGGATTTTGGAGGATGTCCAACTACTCCAAGATATCACCCTAGCTACCCGTGCGGCTGTCACAGCTTTAGTCCAAGAACAAATTGACGCAGAAGGTAGAGTTTCCCTCGTTTCCAAGTTGAATTTCTTCAACATGGGTAAAAAAGAACCTTGGGTAGAATCTTTGCATCAATCAGGTTATCCCAAAGTTGACACCTCTGCATTGAAACCCCTGTTTGAATATTTGGAATTCTGCTTAAAACAAGTTTGTGCAGATAATGAACTCGGTGGACTTCTCCAAGGTTTAGCCGGTGAATACATCCTACCTGGCCCCGGTGGTGATCCAATCCGTAATCCTGACGTATTACCCACGGGTAAAAATATTCACGCCCTTGACCCCCAATCTATCCCCACTTCCGCCGCCGTCCAATCTGCGAAAATCGTCGTTGATAGGTTGTTAGAACGGAACAAGTCAGAAAATGAAGGTAACTGGCCAGAAACCATCGCCTGTGTCCTCTGGGGTACAGATAACATCAAAACCTACGGTGAATCCCTCGCCCAAATTATGTGGATGATTGGTGTGCGTCCAGTTCCCGATGCTTTGGGACGGGTGAACAAGTTGGAATTGATACCTTTAGAAGAGTTGGGTCGTCCCAGAATTGACGTTGTAATTAACTGTTCTGGTGTATTCCGCGACTTGTTCATTAACCAAATGAATTTGCTTGACCAAGGTGTGAAAATGGCTGCTGAAGCTGATGAACCTTTGGAAATGAACTTTGTCCGCAAGCACGCTTTGAAACAAGCTGAGGACATGGGCATAAATCTGCGTCAAGCTGCAACTCGCGTTTTCTCTAATGCTTCTGGTTCTTATTCTTCTAATATTAACCTTGCAGTTGAGAATAGCACTTGGGATAGTGAAGCTGAGTTACAGGAAATGTATTTGAAGCGCAAATCTTTCTCTTTCAATTCTGATAATCCTGGGGTTATGGATGAGTCACGGGAGATTTTTGAAACTACTTTGAAAACTGCTGATGCAACTTTCCAAAATCTGGATTCTTCGGAAATCAGTTTAACTGATGTTTCCCACTATTTTGACTCAGATCCGACTAAGTTAGTAGCAAGTCTGCGTGCGGATGGTAAGAAACCATCTTCTTACATTGCAGATACAACTACAGCGAATGCACAGGTCAGAACTTTATCAGAAACTGTGCGTTTAGATGCGCGGACG
- a CDS encoding type II toxin-antitoxin system VapB family antitoxin, producing the protein MTTSLNINEALLKEALALDNQVNIDSLVETALREYIQRRKRLKVLDLFGTIEYDEGYNYKQQRHQA; encoded by the coding sequence GTGACTACATCGCTCAACATCAACGAAGCCTTACTAAAAGAGGCGTTGGCACTTGACAATCAGGTGAACATTGATTCTTTAGTAGAAACAGCACTGCGCGAATATATTCAACGTCGTAAGCGGCTTAAAGTATTAGACCTTTTTGGGACTATCGAGTATGACGAAGGCTATAACTATAAGCAGCAACGTCATCAAGCATGA
- a CDS encoding type II toxin-antitoxin system RelE/ParE family toxin, translating into MAYRIEISPSAIADIESIFLWIKEDSQERAFRWVRGCYEIMLTLENFPQRCSLAMESQYMEIEVRQLLYQKQFLILFTVQNIEEEEGVVYIHRVRHGSQQKLENIQDLLEGE; encoded by the coding sequence ATGGCATACCGGATTGAGATTTCACCTAGTGCTATTGCTGATATTGAGAGTATTTTCCTATGGATCAAAGAGGATTCGCAGGAAAGAGCTTTTCGTTGGGTGCGGGGATGTTATGAAATTATGCTGACGTTGGAAAATTTTCCCCAACGTTGTTCTTTAGCTATGGAAAGTCAGTATATGGAAATTGAAGTTCGACAACTTCTTTATCAAAAACAATTTTTAATTTTATTTACGGTTCAAAACATTGAGGAAGAGGAAGGAGTTGTATATATTCATCGTGTTCGTCATGGTTCTCAGCAGAAATTGGAAAATATACAGGATTTATTAGAAGGTGAGTGA
- a CDS encoding cupin domain-containing protein encodes MQVYQNTGNRWFCGHWNKSPIEVGYCHYFQEVPAGEVYHSHQDFCEYYVVLQGYGTIKIEDTTFALEPNTVMMIEPNERHRILSVDSEEALIFVVVKSKSVPNNKVLHKEEDAKFLQIQTV; translated from the coding sequence ATGCAAGTTTACCAAAATACAGGAAATCGCTGGTTTTGTGGTCATTGGAATAAATCACCCATTGAAGTAGGTTATTGTCACTATTTTCAAGAAGTCCCTGCTGGTGAAGTTTACCACTCCCATCAAGATTTTTGTGAATATTATGTTGTTTTACAAGGATATGGAACTATCAAGATCGAAGATACGACATTTGCTCTTGAACCAAATACTGTAATGATGATTGAACCAAATGAACGTCATCGTATTCTATCTGTTGACTCTGAGGAAGCATTGATATTTGTGGTTGTCAAAAGCAAATCAGTTCCTAACAATAAGGTTTTGCATAAGGAAGAAGATGCTAAATTTTTGCAAATCCAAACAGTCTAA